The Staphylococcus sp. 17KM0847 DNA segment GTTTGTTTGATGTGGAAATGCCAATTGTTTTGCCGCGTATGCGTATGACTTATGTATCTGCACAAGTTAAGAGATTGCTTGATATGTATGATTTGAATGTGGAAGATGTAATTTCTGAAGGGGTTGAAGCAGCACGTGCTACTTTTATTCGTAGTCATGCCTCTGATTTGGTATTACAACAAATTGATAATATGCTCACACAACAGCATCAGTTTTATGATGTGTTAGCTCAAGAAATGTCAGATACAGAAGATAATCGTAATTTATTAAAGAAAAATCATGACATTCAAACCTATCAATATGAATATCTAAAAACACGATATTTGAATAATATTGCAAAAGATAATGAAGTGAGTATGCGACATTTTAAAGTTTTGACACATACACTTCATCCGATGGGTGGTTTACAGGAAAGGATTTGGAATCCATTACAATTATTGAATGAAAATGGGATTGATATGTATGCATCCCACACTTTCCCTCCACTTCGTTACACTTTTGATCAAATTGTTGTTCAAATATAGTAACACCAGTATTTTGAGTGTGATTCGTTATTTACGAATTACGCTCTTTTTTTATTTTCAACATAATTTTTAATGATTTTTATAGAATTAGTGGAGGATAGTGGTGAGATGTGGTAAATTATAAATAAGGTGAGGTGATATAAAATTGTTCATGGGTGAATATGAAAACAAATTAGATGCTAAGGGACGTATGATTGTTCCATCTAAGTTTCGTTATGATTTAAATGAACGTTTTATTATCACAAGAGGCCTTGATAAATGCTTGTTTGGCTACACGTTAGAAGAATGGCAAACCATTGAAGAGAAAATGAAAACCTTACCTATGACAAAACGTGATGCACGAAAGTTTATGCGCATGTTCTTCTCTGGTGCGATTGAAGTGGAAATAGACAAGCAAGGACGTATTAATATTCCAGCTAAGTTAAGAGCTTATGCCAATTTGGAGAAAGAGTGTACAGTCATTGGCGTTTCCAATCGTATTGAGATTTGGGATAGAGCAACATGGAATGATTTTTACGATGAATCTGAAGAGAATTTTGAAGCGATTGCCGAAGATTTAATTGATTTTGATTTTTAATAGAATGGAGAGGTTGATGTGTTCCATCACGTTAGTGTGTTACTGAAAGAAACGGTAGATCAACTGAATATCAAAGAAGATGGCATATATGTTGATTGTACATTAGGTGGTGCTGGACACGCTCTGTATCTTCTAAGTCAATTATCTGATCAAGGGCGTCTAATCGCAATTGATCAAGATACAACAGCAATTGAGAATGCAAAAGAAAAATTAAGAGATGAATTGCATAAAGTGACTTTTGTCCATAGTAACTTCAGATATTTAAATGAAATATTGAATGATTTAGATATAGATAAAGTGGACGGTATTTTATATGACTTAGGTGTTTCTAGTCCACAGTTAGATGTGCCAGAGCGTGGCTTTAGTTATCATCATGATGCTAAATTGGATATGCGAATGGATCAAACACAGCCATTATCAGCATATGAAGTTGTGAATGAGTGGTCATATGAAGCATTGGTCAAGATTTTTTTTCGTTATGGAGAAGAAAAGTTTTCAAAGCAAATTGCGCGTAAAATTGAATCTAAACGTACGGAACGCCCTATTCAAACAACGTTGGAGCTTGTGGAATGTATTAAAGAAGGTATTCCAGCAAAAGCAAGACGTACGGGAGGGCATCCGGCGAAACGTGTATTCCAAGCCATTCGTATTGCAGTGAACGATGAATTAGCAGCTTTTGAAGATGCGTTAGAACAAGCGATTGAACGTGTGAAAGTAGGTGGACGTATTTCGGTTATTACGTTCCATTCATTAGAAGATCGATTGTGTAAACAAATGTTTCAAGAGTATGAGAAGGGGCCGGATGTACCGAGAGGGCTTCCTGTTCTTCCAGAAGCGTATACGCCGAAATTAAAACGTGTGAATAGAAAACCGATTGTTGCGAGTGAAGAAGACTTGTTAGACAACAACCGAGCGAGAAGTGCCAAGCTGCGTGTTGCAGAAATATTAAAATAAAGGAGTAGGCGGATATTATGGCGGTAGAGAAAATATATGAACCGTATGAACAGCAAATAGCAGAACCACAAAGCACCCCGAAAAAGAAACTTTCACAACAGCATCAAACTATAAAGAAGCAAGTAGTTGTGAAAGTGACGCGATTTGAAAAGTTATTATACATATCTCTTGTTGCAATTATTGCAGCTATTAGTATTTATATGTTGTCTTTAAAGATGGATGCCTATGATACAAGAGGGAAAATTGCAGATTTAGAACAAAAAATTGAACAACAATCAAGTCAAAATAGTGCATTAAAGTCCGAAACAATGAAAAACGCTTCTTATGAGCGCATCTATGATAAGGCGCAGAAACAAGGCATGAGTCTACAGAATGACAATGTAAAGGTCGTGCGTAAAGATGGCGAAACGAAAAATTAAGATTAAAAAGAATAAAGTAGGAGCAGTCCTCCTGATTGGTGTACTTGGACTGCTCTTTTTTTCATTGGTTTTAAGATATGGCTATGTCATGCTATTGGGGCAGTCATCTGGTGAAGATTTAATTATGAGAGCAAACCAGAAATATTTGTCACAGCTTGATCAAGGTGCAGAACGCGGCAAAATATATGACCGAAATGGCAAAATCTTAGCTGAAGATGTTGATCGTTTTCGCTTGGCAGCTGTTATTGATCAGCGTGCAAGTCAAGATTCAGAAGAGCCAAGGCACGTTGTAGATAAAAAAAAGACAGCGAAACAACTGGCTAAAGTGATTGATATGTCTGCTAAAGATATAGAAAAGCGTCTCAATATGAAAAAGGCTTTTCAGGTCGAATTTGGTAAAGCAGGACAAAACTTGACCTATCATGATAAGGAAAAGATTGAGAAGATGAAGTTACCAGGTATAACGTTATACCCTGAGGTGCAGCGTTTTTATCCTAATGGTAACTTTGCATCACATTTGATTGGTATGGCGCAAAAAGATGCGGATACGGGAGAGCTTAAAGGCGCATTAGGTGTTGAAAAAATATTTGATAGCTATCTGTCTGGAGAGTCAGGTCACGCCTCTTTCACGAAAGATATATGGGGCTATATCATCCCGAATTCTAAAAATGAAGTGGCACCTAAACGTGGGGATGATGTGCATTTGACGATTGATTCTAATATTCAAGTATTTGTAGAGGAAGCGCTTGATAAGATGGTAGAACGCTATGAACCGAAAGATTTATTTGCTGTCGTTATGGATGCAAAAACGGGTGAGATTTTAGCGTATAGCCAAAGACCTACATTTAATCCAGAGACAGGAGAAAACTTTGGTAAAAAGTGGGCAAATGATTTATATCAAAACCTTTATGAACCAGGATCGACATTCAAAACATTTGGTCTTGCTGCAGCGATTCAAGAAGGTAAATTTAAACCGAATGAAAAATACGAGTCGGGGTACCGTGATATTCAAGGTTCTCGTATTTATGACTGGAATAAAGAAGGTTGGGGTAAAATTCCTATGAGCTTAGGTTTTACATATTCATCTAATACTTTGATGATGAAACTCCAAGACCTTGTAGGTGTTGACAAAATGCAATCATGGTATGAAAAGTTTGGATTTGGTAAAACCACAGGAAGTTTATTTGATGGTGAACAGAGTGGTAATATTGCATGGGAAAATGAATTGATGCAAAAAACGACAACATTTGGTCAATCTACAACTGTAACACCTGCACAAATGCTCCAAGCTCAATCATCTGTATTTAATAAAGGTGAGATGATTCGACCTTATTTTATTTCATCAATTATGAATCCAGTGTCTGATCAAACGTATTATAAAGGGAAGCGTGAAGTGACAGGTAAACCAATGACGGAACAAACGGCGAAAAAAGTCGCAAAAGAGTTGGATCTCGTTGTTAATAGCAAAGATAGCCATGCGAAACATTTTAAAGTTGATGGATATCGTGTAGCAGGCAAAACAGGAACTGCACAAGTCGCAGACCCAGAGAATGGCGGGTATGTAGAAGGGCCGAATCCATATTTTTCAAGTTTTATAGGTCATGCCCCAAGTAAAAATCCACGTGTTGTTGTATATGCTGGTATGAGCCTTGCACAAAAACGAGATCAAGAAGCTTACGAAATGAGTGTAAGTAAAGCATTTGTACCGATTATGAAGAATACATTGCAATACTTAAACGTAGGGGAAGACAAACTTGATGAACAAGTCACGATTAATAAAGTGCCTGATGTTGTTGATTCATCTGTTGAAAAGGCAGAAGATAAAATTACGAATCAGTCACTTCACCCAGTTGTGATAGGCAGTGGTGATCAAGTCGTAAGTCAAAGTCCAACATCAAGTACAAGATTATTACCAAACAGTAATGTTTTATTGCTGACGAATGGTGACTTAACAATGCCAGATATGACGGGATGGACCCGAGATGACCTTGTCGCGTTTGAATCTTTAACAGGCATCAAAGTAAAAGTTAAAGGTAGTGGTTTTGTGAAATCACAATCACAATCGGCACAATCGCCGATAGATAAAAAGGCGGATATTGAAGTGGAAATGGCATCAAAAGAAACAGGTTAATCACTGCTGTCATTGATAGGGGAGATAGTTTGAGCGGGATAATATATGTCGTTTAGACTTTCCCACTATTTGGCAGTATATGAGATCGCCTTGAAATGCAGATACTATCTTTCAAATGAAATGTAAGACGAAATATATAAAGGAGACTATTATGGGAATTATTAGCGCAATTATCGCATTTGTTATAACAGCAGTTTTAGTACCAATTTTAATACCTACTTTAAAGCGTATGAAGTTTGGGCAAAGTATTCGGGAAGAGGGACCACAAAGCCATATGAAAAAGACAGGGACACCGACTATGGGTGGTTTAACCTTTTTAATTGGAGCTATTGTCACGACAATAATTGCGAGTGTTTTTGTAGAACCAGCAAGCCCATTGCTACTCTTACTTTTTGTTACTATTGGTTTTGGGTTGATTGGTTTTATTGATGATTATATCATCGTTGTTAAAAAGAACAATCAAGGTTTAACAAGTAAGCAAAAGTTTTTAGCGCAAATTATCATTGCAGTTATCTTTTTTATCGTTGCAAAAGGATTTAATGCATTTGATTTCTCTACTGATATTAATTTGCCTTTTACAGATGCATCTTTGCCATTGTCTTTTGCGTATGTCTTATTCATTATTTTTTGGCAAGTAGGCTTTTCGAATGCTGTCAACTTAACAGATGGTTTAGATGGTTTAGCAACAGGACTTTCAATTATTGGTTTTACGATGTATGCAATAATGAGTTTCGTTTTAGAACAACCAGCTATTGGATTATTTTGTATCATTATGATTGCAGCGCTATCAGGTTTCTTACCTTATAATATTAACCCAGCCAAAGTCTTTATGGGGGATACAGGAAGCCTAGCACTAGGTGGTATTTTTGCAACAATCTCTATTATGCTGAACCAAGAACTTTCATTATTGTTTATAGGGCTTGTCTTTGTCTTAGAGACATTATCCGTTATGATACAAGTCACATCATTTAAATTGACGGGGAAACGTATTTTTAAGATGAGTCCATTGCATCATCACTTTGAACTGATAGGTTGGAGTGAGTGGAAAGTCGTGACGGTCTTTTGGTCAGTCGGATTAATAACAGGTCTTATCGGTCTATGGATTGGAGTGAGCTAATTGATAAACTATACAGGATTAATGGGGGAAAAGGTACTTGTACTTGGTTTGGCAAAGAGTGGCTATGAAGCAGCAAAATTATTGCATCGCCTTGGTGCAGAAGTAACAGTAAATGATGGCAAAGATTTATCACAAGATGTGCATGCGAAAGACTTAGAAACATTAGGTATTCATGTAGTGAGTGGCTCGCATCCCATCGCATTGTTGGATGAATCCCCAATTATTGTTAAGAATCCCGGTATTCCTTATACAGTTCCGTTATTACAGGAGGCAAAAACACGTGGGTTGACAATTTTAACGGAGGTCGAACTCAGCTATCTTATATCAGAAGCCCCAATCATTGGTATTACAGGTACAAATGGTAAGACAACGGTAACATCATTACTTGGTGATATGTTTAATAAAAGTAGAGAAGTTGGACATTTAGCAGGTAATATTGGATATGTGGCCTCAAAAGTAGCACAAGATGTTCGGGCTGATGAGTATTTAATTACTGAGCTTTCATCATTTCAATTATTAGGTATTGAGCATTATCGACCACATATTGCAATTGTTACGAATATTTATGAAGCACATTTAGATTACCATGAAACATTAGAGAATTATCAAGAAGCTAAAAAGCGTATTTTTAAAAATCAAACAGAGAGTGATTATTTAATTTTTAATTATCAACAACGCCATTTGATTGATACGTCTCAAATAAAATCAAAAATACTTTATTTTTCGACACAACAAGCAGTAGATGGTATTTATGTAGATAATGACTATATTGTCTATAATCATATTCGTCTGATCCATTTAGATGACATTGTTTTACCGGGAACACATAACTTAGAAAATATTTTAGCTGCCACATTAGCTGCTATTTTAGCAGGTGTGTCAGTTGGTGCAATTATTCAGTCTTTAACGACATTTTCAGGCATTGAACATCGTTTGCAGTATATTGGGAATAATAAAACCAATAAGTATTACAATGATTCTAAAGCAACGAATACATTGGCAACACAATTTGCTTTGAATTCTTTTGATCAGCCTATCGTTTGGTTATGTGGTGGCTTAGATCGAGGAAATGATTTTGATGATTTGATTCCGTATATGAATAATGTGCGTGTAATGATTACTTTTGGTGAAACACAAGATAAGTTTATAAAGCTTGGTGAAAGTCAAGGAAAGCTAGTGATACGGGCTATTGATGTGACAGACGCAGTGACAAAAGTCCAAGAAATAGTAGAACCGAATGATGTGATTTTACTTTCGCCAGCGTGTGCAAGTTGGGATCAATATGACACTTTTGAACAACGAGGTGAAATGTTTGTGTCGGCGTTTAAAGCTCATTTGCCGTCACATTAAGGATGTGGAATAAATGACAGAGCATATCCCAAAGATAGATAATGTGATGCTTAAAGAACAAAGACGACGTCAACTGTTAAAAAGACGACGCATACAACGTGCAGTGGTTTCAATATTATTACTCATCGTTGTGCTTATTGTAATTTATATGTTTACGCCGATCAGTTATATTAAACATGTGTCGATTGAAGGGAATCATTATATAGCGGATAAGACAATCGAAAAACAACTTAAAATAAAAAAAGATACACGCATTTATTCTTACAATGGTGGGAAAGCAGAAGATCGCATTAATAAACATCCGCTAGTTAAAGAAGTTAATGTACATAAAGGGTTATTCAATCGTATCACTGTAACAGTTAAAGAATATGACATCGTAGGTATTGTGACGGTCAAAGATCGAGAAGTCCCAGTTATTGAAAGTGGACGTATACTGCAAGATTATAAAGGGAACGTGCCGAATGAAGTTCCGTATTTGCAAGGGTTTAAAGGTACAGATAAACAAAATCTTGTGGAGGCACTCAATAAAGTTGATCGTACAACGCGTGCGCAAATTTCTGAAGTGGTGTATGCTGCTAAAAAGGCACAGCCTAATTTAATCAAACTCTATATGCGAGATGGTATAGAGGTACTGGGAAACACCAAAACAATTGCTAAGAAACTGAAATATTATCCGAGTATGTCTCAAGCGCTAGATAAAGATGATTCTGGACGATTAAAAGAGGCAGGTTATATTGATTTATCAGTCGGTGCAAGCTTTATTCCATATAATGATTCAGAAGATAGTAGTAGTGATTCAGCAAGTGCACAACAGGTTGAAACAAGTACACAGTCAAGAGATGAAGCAAAAGATGAACTACAAAAAGCATTAAATAAAATTAAAGAGAGTGAAAAGGAAGCGGAGTGAGAAGGTGAGGTACTAGGATAACAGAGATTTTACACCCTATACCTATCCTTCGTTTGCTTTTGTATATTCGAAATGTCTTTTTCACATTCAAGTTAGTGATTACATAAAATGAACAAAAAGTTAGAAATTAAACAGGTTTATAGTTCACATTGGTACAGTGTTATTGTAAACTTATAATAGTGTGAATATGTAAAAAACTGTCAGGAGGTGCCTATCTATGGAAGAGCATTATTATGTTAGTGTAGATATCGGCTCATCAAGCGTAAAAGCAATCGTTGGTGAAAAATTTCATAACGGCATTAATGTGATAGGTACAGGGCAAACCTATACAAATGGTATTAAAAATGGCTTGATTGATGACTTTGATATCGCAAAACAAGCAATTAAAGATACAATAAAAAAAGCATCTATTGCATCAGGCGTAGATATTAAAGAAGTTTTCTTAAAATTACCTATTGTTGGTACAGAAGTATATGATGAAACAAATAAAATTGAGTTTCATGAAGATACAGAGATTGATGGTACACACATTGAAACAGTGCTAGAAGGGATTCGCAGTAAAAATGAAGCACCTGAAACAGAAGTCATCAACGTGTTCCCAATTCGTTTTATTGTAGACGAAGACAACGAAGTATCTGACCCTAAAGAATTGATTGCGCGTCATTCTTTACAAGTTGATGCAGGTGTGATTGCGATTCATAAATCTATTTTGATTAATATGATTAAATGCGTAGAGTCAAGTGGTGTCGACGTGCTTGATGTTTATTCAGATTCATACAACTATCGTTCAATCTTGACACCGACAGAAAGAGAGCTTGGCGCGTGTGTGATTGATATTGGTGAAGATTTAACACAAATCGCATTTTACGAGCGGGGTGAACTGATTGATGCAGATGTCATTTTAATGGCAGGACGTCATATTACAGATGATATTGCTCAGTTTTTAAATACACCTTACGATGCGGCTGAAAAGATTAAGCAACAATACGGACATGCATTTTACGATTCAGCATCCGATCAAGACGTGTTTGCAGTAGAACAGATCGACTCTGATGCACCTGCACAATACACGCAAAAAGAGTTGAGTGACGTTATCGAAGCACGTGTAGAAGATATTTTCTTCGAAGTGTTTGATGTTTTACAAGCACTGGATTTAACAAAAGTGAACGGTGGCTTTGTTATTACAGGTGGCTCAGCTAATTTATTAGGTGTTAAAGAGTTATTACAAGATATGGTAAGTGAGAAAGTGCGTATTCATACACCTTCACAGATGGGTGTACGTAAACCTGAGTTTTCTTCGGCGATTTCTACAATTTCTAGCAGTATTGCTTTCGATGAGTTATTGGATTATGTTACAATAAGTAATCATGATAACGAAGAAATTGAGGAAGAAGTTATTGAAAGTGATACAAATGTACACGATTCAAAACCAAGTGGCTTTGAGTCTCTATTTAAGAGAAAATCGAAGAAACAACAGCCTCAAGATACATCAGGTGAAGCATATAACAACGATGAGCAAAGCAATGTGGATACGCATAATGCAAACGCTGAACAAGATGAACCGAAACAAGAAGAAAGTAAATTCAAAAAAATTATGAGATCTCTGTTTGATTGATTGGCTACAAAGATTAGGAGGAAAAGTAAATGTTAGAATTTGAACAAGGATTTAATCATTTAGCGACACTGAAAGTCATCGGTGTCGGTGGTGGCGGTAATAACGCTGTTAACCGTATGATTGACCACGGTATGAACAATGTAGAATTTATCGCAATTAATACGGATGGACAAGCTTTAAACCTATCTAAAGCTGAGTCAAAGATCCAAATTGGTGAAAAATTAACACGTGGTTTAGGCGCAGGTGCTAATCCTGAGATTGGTAAAAAAGCAGCTGAAGAATCTCGTGAACAAATTGAAGATGCCATCCAAGGTGCAGATATGGTATTTGTTACAGCCGGTATGGGTGGAGGTACTGGTACTGGAGCCGCACCTGTTGTAGCCAAAATCGCAAAAGAAATGGGCGCATTAACAGTAGGTGTTGTCACACGTCCATTTAGTTTTGAAGGTCGTAAACGTCAAACACAAGCAGCTGCTGGTGTAGAGTCAATGAAAGCGGCTGTTGATACATTGATTGTTATTCCAAAT contains these protein-coding regions:
- the mraZ gene encoding division/cell wall cluster transcriptional repressor MraZ gives rise to the protein MFMGEYENKLDAKGRMIVPSKFRYDLNERFIITRGLDKCLFGYTLEEWQTIEEKMKTLPMTKRDARKFMRMFFSGAIEVEIDKQGRINIPAKLRAYANLEKECTVIGVSNRIEIWDRATWNDFYDESEENFEAIAEDLIDFDF
- the rsmH gene encoding 16S rRNA (cytosine(1402)-N(4))-methyltransferase RsmH, which codes for MFHHVSVLLKETVDQLNIKEDGIYVDCTLGGAGHALYLLSQLSDQGRLIAIDQDTTAIENAKEKLRDELHKVTFVHSNFRYLNEILNDLDIDKVDGILYDLGVSSPQLDVPERGFSYHHDAKLDMRMDQTQPLSAYEVVNEWSYEALVKIFFRYGEEKFSKQIARKIESKRTERPIQTTLELVECIKEGIPAKARRTGGHPAKRVFQAIRIAVNDELAAFEDALEQAIERVKVGGRISVITFHSLEDRLCKQMFQEYEKGPDVPRGLPVLPEAYTPKLKRVNRKPIVASEEDLLDNNRARSAKLRVAEILK
- the ftsL gene encoding cell division protein FtsL — encoded protein: MAVEKIYEPYEQQIAEPQSTPKKKLSQQHQTIKKQVVVKVTRFEKLLYISLVAIIAAISIYMLSLKMDAYDTRGKIADLEQKIEQQSSQNSALKSETMKNASYERIYDKAQKQGMSLQNDNVKVVRKDGETKN
- a CDS encoding penicillin-binding protein; translation: MAKRKIKIKKNKVGAVLLIGVLGLLFFSLVLRYGYVMLLGQSSGEDLIMRANQKYLSQLDQGAERGKIYDRNGKILAEDVDRFRLAAVIDQRASQDSEEPRHVVDKKKTAKQLAKVIDMSAKDIEKRLNMKKAFQVEFGKAGQNLTYHDKEKIEKMKLPGITLYPEVQRFYPNGNFASHLIGMAQKDADTGELKGALGVEKIFDSYLSGESGHASFTKDIWGYIIPNSKNEVAPKRGDDVHLTIDSNIQVFVEEALDKMVERYEPKDLFAVVMDAKTGEILAYSQRPTFNPETGENFGKKWANDLYQNLYEPGSTFKTFGLAAAIQEGKFKPNEKYESGYRDIQGSRIYDWNKEGWGKIPMSLGFTYSSNTLMMKLQDLVGVDKMQSWYEKFGFGKTTGSLFDGEQSGNIAWENELMQKTTTFGQSTTVTPAQMLQAQSSVFNKGEMIRPYFISSIMNPVSDQTYYKGKREVTGKPMTEQTAKKVAKELDLVVNSKDSHAKHFKVDGYRVAGKTGTAQVADPENGGYVEGPNPYFSSFIGHAPSKNPRVVVYAGMSLAQKRDQEAYEMSVSKAFVPIMKNTLQYLNVGEDKLDEQVTINKVPDVVDSSVEKAEDKITNQSLHPVVIGSGDQVVSQSPTSSTRLLPNSNVLLLTNGDLTMPDMTGWTRDDLVAFESLTGIKVKVKGSGFVKSQSQSAQSPIDKKADIEVEMASKETG
- the mraY gene encoding phospho-N-acetylmuramoyl-pentapeptide-transferase — protein: MGIISAIIAFVITAVLVPILIPTLKRMKFGQSIREEGPQSHMKKTGTPTMGGLTFLIGAIVTTIIASVFVEPASPLLLLLFVTIGFGLIGFIDDYIIVVKKNNQGLTSKQKFLAQIIIAVIFFIVAKGFNAFDFSTDINLPFTDASLPLSFAYVLFIIFWQVGFSNAVNLTDGLDGLATGLSIIGFTMYAIMSFVLEQPAIGLFCIIMIAALSGFLPYNINPAKVFMGDTGSLALGGIFATISIMLNQELSLLFIGLVFVLETLSVMIQVTSFKLTGKRIFKMSPLHHHFELIGWSEWKVVTVFWSVGLITGLIGLWIGVS
- the murD gene encoding UDP-N-acetylmuramoyl-L-alanine--D-glutamate ligase — its product is MINYTGLMGEKVLVLGLAKSGYEAAKLLHRLGAEVTVNDGKDLSQDVHAKDLETLGIHVVSGSHPIALLDESPIIVKNPGIPYTVPLLQEAKTRGLTILTEVELSYLISEAPIIGITGTNGKTTVTSLLGDMFNKSREVGHLAGNIGYVASKVAQDVRADEYLITELSSFQLLGIEHYRPHIAIVTNIYEAHLDYHETLENYQEAKKRIFKNQTESDYLIFNYQQRHLIDTSQIKSKILYFSTQQAVDGIYVDNDYIVYNHIRLIHLDDIVLPGTHNLENILAATLAAILAGVSVGAIIQSLTTFSGIEHRLQYIGNNKTNKYYNDSKATNTLATQFALNSFDQPIVWLCGGLDRGNDFDDLIPYMNNVRVMITFGETQDKFIKLGESQGKLVIRAIDVTDAVTKVQEIVEPNDVILLSPACASWDQYDTFEQRGEMFVSAFKAHLPSH
- a CDS encoding cell division protein FtsQ/DivIB — encoded protein: MTEHIPKIDNVMLKEQRRRQLLKRRRIQRAVVSILLLIVVLIVIYMFTPISYIKHVSIEGNHYIADKTIEKQLKIKKDTRIYSYNGGKAEDRINKHPLVKEVNVHKGLFNRITVTVKEYDIVGIVTVKDREVPVIESGRILQDYKGNVPNEVPYLQGFKGTDKQNLVEALNKVDRTTRAQISEVVYAAKKAQPNLIKLYMRDGIEVLGNTKTIAKKLKYYPSMSQALDKDDSGRLKEAGYIDLSVGASFIPYNDSEDSSSDSASAQQVETSTQSRDEAKDELQKALNKIKESEKEAE
- the ftsA gene encoding cell division protein FtsA: MEEHYYVSVDIGSSSVKAIVGEKFHNGINVIGTGQTYTNGIKNGLIDDFDIAKQAIKDTIKKASIASGVDIKEVFLKLPIVGTEVYDETNKIEFHEDTEIDGTHIETVLEGIRSKNEAPETEVINVFPIRFIVDEDNEVSDPKELIARHSLQVDAGVIAIHKSILINMIKCVESSGVDVLDVYSDSYNYRSILTPTERELGACVIDIGEDLTQIAFYERGELIDADVILMAGRHITDDIAQFLNTPYDAAEKIKQQYGHAFYDSASDQDVFAVEQIDSDAPAQYTQKELSDVIEARVEDIFFEVFDVLQALDLTKVNGGFVITGGSANLLGVKELLQDMVSEKVRIHTPSQMGVRKPEFSSAISTISSSIAFDELLDYVTISNHDNEEIEEEVIESDTNVHDSKPSGFESLFKRKSKKQQPQDTSGEAYNNDEQSNVDTHNANAEQDEPKQEESKFKKIMRSLFD